The Flavobacterium commune genome contains a region encoding:
- a CDS encoding polysaccharide lyase codes for MNKLNFLLAFLVLGSANCFAQYPKISPEVQARENAIKAEAEKLSNEAWEKAKVIVEQQEREGKPFIPWASRPTDLPQASIPAFPGAEGGGMYSFGGHGGKVYTVTSLEDRGPGTLREALEQGGARIIVFNVSGIIKLKSPLIVRAPYVTIAGQTAPGDGICVAGETIWIDTHDVVIRHMRFRRGETFVGRRDDAIGGNPVGNIIIDHVSATWGLDENMSFYRHMYDDGTGIPEKKFPTVNVTIQNSLFAEGLDTYNHAFGSTLGGENCSFVRNLWSSNTGRNPSIGWNGIFNFANNVIFNWVNRSIDGGDYTAQYNIINNYFKPGPATDKNDPISYRILKPESGRSKLPYVVFGRAYVNGNVVEGNEKVSNDNWAGGVQMENKKGNPMTFEEASTYFAKMKVNKPMPMPWLKKFMTANETYDYVLKNVGANLPLRDPVDTRILRVVKTGVPEYAKGLEKKTFYQFEHRRLGPDSYKLGIITDIAQVGGYPEYKGKAYKDSDNDGMPDAWEKKYGLNPNDASDANGDLNGDGYTNIEKYINGIDPTKKVDWKNLDNNEDTLAKIEQGLAEYKK; via the coding sequence AACAGCAAGAGCGAGAAGGTAAACCTTTTATTCCTTGGGCATCCAGACCAACTGATTTGCCACAGGCTTCCATTCCTGCTTTTCCAGGTGCTGAAGGAGGAGGAATGTATAGTTTTGGTGGTCACGGAGGTAAGGTTTATACTGTGACAAGTTTAGAGGACAGAGGACCGGGTACCTTGCGTGAAGCTTTGGAACAAGGTGGAGCGAGAATCATCGTTTTTAATGTTTCAGGAATTATTAAATTAAAAAGTCCGTTAATTGTTCGTGCTCCTTATGTAACTATTGCCGGGCAAACTGCTCCCGGAGACGGAATTTGTGTAGCTGGTGAAACCATTTGGATTGATACACATGATGTGGTTATTCGTCACATGCGTTTTCGTAGAGGAGAAACTTTCGTAGGTCGTCGTGACGATGCTATTGGTGGAAATCCGGTTGGAAATATCATTATCGATCACGTATCAGCCACTTGGGGATTAGATGAAAATATGTCTTTTTATAGACACATGTATGATGATGGTACAGGTATTCCGGAGAAAAAATTCCCAACCGTAAATGTTACAATTCAAAACAGCTTGTTTGCCGAAGGATTAGATACTTACAACCATGCTTTTGGTAGTACTTTAGGAGGCGAAAATTGTTCTTTCGTTAGAAATTTATGGTCTTCTAATACAGGTAGAAATCCATCTATTGGTTGGAACGGAATCTTTAATTTTGCCAATAATGTGATTTTTAACTGGGTAAATCGTTCTATAGACGGTGGAGATTATACTGCTCAATACAATATTATAAACAACTATTTCAAGCCAGGTCCGGCTACAGATAAAAATGATCCTATTAGCTACCGAATTTTAAAACCGGAATCGGGTAGAAGTAAATTACCTTATGTGGTTTTTGGTAGAGCTTATGTGAACGGAAACGTGGTGGAAGGCAATGAAAAAGTGTCTAATGACAACTGGGCTGGTGGAGTGCAAATGGAAAACAAAAAGGGAAATCCTATGACATTTGAAGAGGCTTCAACTTATTTTGCTAAGATGAAAGTAAATAAACCAATGCCAATGCCTTGGTTAAAAAAGTTTATGACTGCTAATGAAACTTATGATTATGTTCTTAAGAATGTAGGAGCTAATTTGCCATTACGTGATCCTGTTGATACTCGTATCTTAAGAGTGGTTAAAACAGGTGTTCCAGAATATGCCAAAGGTTTAGAGAAGAAAACTTTTTATCAGTTTGAACATAGACGTCTTGGACCTGATTCGTATAAATTAGGAATTATTACTGATATTGCTCAAGTAGGTGGTTATCCTGAATACAAAGGAAAAGCTTATAAAGATTCGGATAATGATGGTATGCCAGACGCTTGGGAGAAAAAATACGGATTGAATCCTAATGATGCTTCTGATGCTAATGGAGATTTAAATGGTGATGGTTATACAAACATCGAAAAGTACATTAATGGCATAGATCCTACTAAAAAAGTAGATTGGAAAAACTTAGATAATAATGAAGATACTTTGGCTAAAATCGAACAAGGATTAGCCGAGTATAAGAAATAA
- a CDS encoding DUF3826 domain-containing protein, which translates to MKMYKKLTVAVLFLFLGTNVVLAQKGYDPEYVKVTNERAQKIVDDLKLNSKEDQLAVRDIIAEQYRSLNTIHESRDAKIDAAKKAVTDKDQQQKAIDKLKNDADKKILSLHKSYLKKLSKKLTNSQIVQVKDGMTYGVLPITVLGYNDMLPNLTAEQKKYIYDALVEAREHAMDGGTSKEKHAWFGKYKGRINNYLSKQGYDLNKESADWHKRLEEREKNKKK; encoded by the coding sequence ATGAAAATGTACAAGAAATTAACCGTAGCGGTTTTATTCCTTTTTCTGGGTACCAATGTAGTTTTGGCACAAAAAGGATATGATCCGGAATATGTAAAAGTGACAAATGAAAGAGCTCAAAAAATAGTTGATGATTTGAAATTAAATTCAAAAGAAGATCAATTAGCCGTTAGAGATATAATTGCTGAGCAATACCGTTCGTTGAATACAATTCATGAATCTCGTGATGCTAAAATTGATGCTGCTAAAAAAGCAGTTACTGATAAAGACCAACAGCAAAAAGCAATTGACAAATTAAAAAATGATGCTGATAAAAAAATCCTGTCGCTTCATAAATCATATCTGAAAAAGTTGAGTAAAAAGCTAACTAACAGCCAAATTGTTCAGGTCAAAGACGGGATGACTTATGGCGTATTGCCTATTACTGTTTTAGGTTACAATGATATGTTGCCTAATTTAACTGCTGAGCAAAAAAAATACATCTATGACGCACTTGTGGAAGCAAGAGAACACGCTATGGATGGTGGTACTTCTAAAGAAAAGCATGCTTGGTTTGGGAAATACAAAGGAAGAATCAACAATTACCTTTCTAAACAAGGTTACGATTTGAACAAAGAAAGTGCTGATTGGCACAAACGTTTGGAAGAAAGAGAGAAAAACAAAAAGAAGTAG